The proteins below come from a single Acaryochloris sp. CCMEE 5410 genomic window:
- a CDS encoding sodium:proton antiporter produces MILESVTIISLFTLAFGLISGRIEKSILTPPMIFATFGLLISPFVSQLLNLSVDNEVVDIIATTTLVFVLFTDASRIDFKLLKQQYQLPLRLLGIGLPLTILLGSGFAIALFPQLNIWESAAVATILAPTDAALGQAVVNSPNVPVRIRQALNIESGLNDGICLPILLIFLSLAESAGGEQTVASWGSFALAQLVMGPVVGILVGYLGGQLIATTARSHWMTENYQRLSLLSLAALAFCLAEPLGGNGFIAAFCAGLTLGNTHQELCPRLYEYGETEGQFFILVTFVIFGGLMVLPVLTQMQGRVILYAVLSLTAARLLSVSLSLVGMKLRWDTQLFLGWFGPRGVASILYVLMVLNRDAIQGREQIFSIVVSTVLLSIFAHGLSAFPGANWYAQRVEKDKSLPTAEHQTVAEMPVRLPYRSRYGQQTAISNLPEA; encoded by the coding sequence ATGATTCTGGAATCCGTTACGATCATTTCCCTCTTTACCCTGGCCTTTGGCCTCATTTCGGGGCGGATCGAAAAGAGCATACTTACGCCACCGATGATTTTTGCCACCTTTGGACTCTTGATCAGTCCCTTTGTCAGCCAACTGCTGAATCTGTCCGTGGATAATGAAGTGGTAGATATTATTGCCACCACAACCTTGGTCTTCGTCCTGTTCACCGATGCGTCTCGGATTGATTTCAAACTCTTGAAACAGCAGTATCAACTGCCCCTCAGACTGTTGGGGATTGGCTTACCGTTAACGATCCTGTTAGGTAGCGGGTTTGCGATCGCACTCTTTCCCCAACTCAATATATGGGAATCCGCCGCCGTTGCCACCATTCTGGCCCCTACCGATGCCGCCCTAGGACAGGCCGTCGTCAATAGTCCCAACGTACCAGTGCGAATTCGGCAAGCCTTGAATATTGAGAGTGGGCTAAATGACGGGATTTGTCTGCCTATCTTATTGATTTTTTTATCCCTAGCTGAGTCAGCGGGGGGAGAACAAACCGTTGCTAGCTGGGGTAGTTTTGCTTTAGCCCAGCTCGTTATGGGACCCGTAGTGGGGATTCTGGTGGGCTATTTAGGGGGACAACTGATTGCGACAACGGCTCGATCCCATTGGATGACCGAGAACTATCAGCGCTTATCGCTGCTCTCCTTGGCCGCACTAGCCTTCTGTTTGGCTGAACCCTTGGGTGGCAATGGATTTATCGCTGCCTTCTGTGCTGGGCTGACCTTAGGCAATACCCATCAAGAACTTTGCCCTCGCCTGTATGAGTATGGAGAGACAGAAGGACAGTTTTTTATCCTCGTTACCTTCGTCATTTTTGGCGGACTAATGGTCTTGCCTGTTCTTACGCAAATGCAGGGCAGAGTGATTCTCTATGCCGTTCTAAGCCTCACTGCAGCCAGACTCTTAAGTGTTTCCCTTAGCCTTGTTGGCATGAAACTTCGATGGGACACCCAACTGTTTCTGGGGTGGTTTGGTCCTCGCGGTGTAGCCTCCATTCTTTACGTGCTAATGGTGCTCAACCGGGACGCCATCCAGGGACGAGAGCAGATCTTTTCCATTGTGGTCTCTACGGTTTTGCTCAGTATCTTTGCCCATGGACTGTCAGCGTTTCCTGGCGCGAACTGGTATGCCCAAAGAGTTGAGAAGGATAAGTCCTTACCAACAGCAGAGCATCAAACTGTGGCAGAAATGCCTGTTCGTCTCCCTTATCGGTCCAGGTATGGCCAGCAAACAGCCATATCTAATCTGCCTGAAGCTTAG
- a CDS encoding Coq4 family protein — protein MGFKYINDIATPDNINQLLTFIDHVAGAGTDVNEVFDISDLLRDSPQMKRCLTWMREDAATAQMIEEQYLGPEYELDKMLQMPEGSLGWTYARVMSALGYEPHFYRLRNIETDADYVINRIRKTHDLHHILTGFSMDDFGEAGVLSVTVAQTGYPGWILINLLGMLLDFFGGPQDNGIDVEYDYDILSTGIKMGRDAKPLFPVKWEERFEQPLDDLRSEFNIQPVTEGQWSWYSRPHLRDAIALTEPTPV, from the coding sequence ATGGGGTTCAAATATATCAATGACATTGCCACACCTGACAATATCAACCAGCTATTGACCTTTATTGATCATGTGGCTGGGGCCGGGACGGACGTGAATGAGGTATTTGATATTAGCGACTTGCTGCGAGATAGTCCCCAAATGAAGCGCTGTCTGACCTGGATGAGAGAAGATGCAGCCACTGCTCAAATGATTGAAGAGCAATATTTAGGCCCAGAGTATGAATTGGATAAAATGCTGCAGATGCCGGAAGGATCACTAGGGTGGACCTATGCCCGAGTGATGAGTGCTTTGGGATATGAGCCCCACTTCTACCGTCTGCGCAATATTGAGACGGATGCAGATTATGTGATTAACCGCATTCGTAAAACCCATGATTTACATCATATTTTGACTGGTTTTAGCATGGACGACTTTGGTGAAGCGGGTGTCCTTTCTGTCACCGTCGCCCAGACGGGCTATCCCGGTTGGATATTGATCAATCTTCTTGGTATGTTACTGGACTTTTTTGGGGGTCCCCAGGACAACGGTATTGATGTTGAATATGACTATGACATCCTGTCTACGGGCATCAAGATGGGGCGAGACGCAAAACCTCTGTTCCCTGTGAAGTGGGAAGAACGGTTCGAACAGCCCCTAGACGACTTGCGGTCTGAGTTTAATATCCAGCCAGTAACAGAAGGACAGTGGAGTTGGTATAGCCGTCCTCATCTTCGGGATGCGATCGCACTTACAGAACCGACCCCTGTTTGA